The DNA window CTTGGGATTGCTTCCGGCATATAATTGGTGAATTTGCCCCAAACCCACATGTGTGGGTGGATAATATGGATTTAGTAGCAGACCAGAGACTCTCTGATGAGAGATCTGTATCTCTCAACACCATCCGGCTTCTTTTGTTAGCAGCTGTTGGTCCTTGTTGATCGCTCATGACTACCCCTGGTACCTGCAACTGATTGGAATAAGGAGCTATCAGATCTTGTCTCTGATAAATCCTTTCCAAGCTGTCTACTGGTATCTCATCCTTCGTATCTGAGGGAAGAAGCAATTCCTGATCTACTGTACTCAAGAACCTATTGGCCTCACTCACTAAACGAACGGCACGCCAAGCCTCTAAAACAAGCTGGATTGTGCTCTTCTCAGGCAGGACCCTCATATCTTCCATGGTTTGAAGCATTTCTTCTGCTTTCCATGGCTGCTTTGCTTCTCCAAATCCCCATATCAGCGTGTCAAACGTCTTCACATTGGGAGAGACACCAGATTCCAACATCTTCTCAAAAACTCTAATTGCATATTCCATTTTTGCTGCACTGCACCATCCACTGATGATGGTAGTGAAGATCACAACATTCGGACATACACCCATATCAACCATTGTTGTTAGAAGAGCTTCAGCCTTCTCTGGTTGACGTGCACGCACATAACCTTTTGCAAGAATACTATATGCATGGATGTCAGGTTCTATACCAGCCTCCACCATGTCATCAAAGATCTCTCTGCATCTGTCCATGAGTCCAGCTGTACTCCATGCATTCATGATGGTGCTGAATGTTATCACATCTGGTTTGACGCCAAAATCTTCCATTAATGTCAGTACCTGTCCAATTGCTGATTATCATGAGTGACTCTTCACAAAAATAACGGATATCAAGAGAAGATGATAAAAGAAATTATGAAACCCAAAAGGACAAAAAACATCCACAATAGCTGAATGAGATATAATCTTAAAccactgaaaaaaaataatctgaatgctataaaaATACATCATAAATTGAAATCTGAACACCAATAGTGTTGATGTGAACGTTAGCTACAAAATCTGAAGTATCTCGAACATTCAGGGAACTTATATACATACTGTCATTTAAGAAATAGTTAGATACATGTAAGCTATTGATTATGATgaaaatacaacaaaataatCATGGAAATTCATGTACAATAAAATATGGTGAGAAAAACAAGCCTAGAAGATCTAGAAAAATCCCTAGAGTACGCACTCTAATTTCCAGTTGCAGGTTAACCAGCAACCTTGGTCGGCCTCCGTGTAAGCTTAGCAAGCAGGCTGGAGAATGCACGGCGGTTGATCAATCTTTAAATTCTTTCATCCTTCAACTAAAACCAGAAGGTCTAACACTATCAGGGAGTTGAAGCAGGAAGATGGCTCTCTAGTCAGACTATAATAGTGTTGGTCAGTGTGTGGCAGAATTTAACGAGGcttttcataaaaaatcaaattgcaTTGCCAATCCCGGTTTGCTTTCTTGCATTCTTTGTTTGATTGATCATGAGGATAAAGTGAGGGTCACATGTATCCCTTCTTCAGATGAGATAAAACAAGTTGTAATGGACTTGGATCCTAATAGTTCTCCTCCTGGCCCTGATCGTTTCCCTGAGGCTTTCTACTGGAAGTGTTGGGGCATTATAGAGGTCGATGCATGCAaggaaattatgaaattttttgtagAGGGGAGGATTTAGTTACCTATAAAAGTGGGCATCATACcatcaaaataaatttcttACAAACTAGAGGGGCAGGCAGAATGTTGTGTGAGGACTGTAAGGTTATATCTAGGAAGAGCCTAACCACTCAACATAGACTGGAGGTCCTGGATATGTGCTTCAATACAGAGAAGTGTAAGATGAGGGAACCTATGTACCCTAAG is part of the Macadamia integrifolia cultivar HAES 741 chromosome 9, SCU_Mint_v3, whole genome shotgun sequence genome and encodes:
- the LOC122089525 gene encoding pentatricopeptide repeat-containing protein At5g25630-like — translated: SAIGQVLTLMEDFGVKPDVITFSTIMNAWSTAGLMDRCREIFDDMVEAGIEPDIHAYSILAKGYVRARQPEKAEALLTTMVDMGVCPNVVIFTTIISGWCSAAKMEYAIRVFEKMLESGVSPNVKTFDTLIWGFGEAKQPWKAEEMLQTMEDMRVLPEKSTIQLVLEAWRAVRLVSEANRFLSTVDQELLLPSDTKDEIPVDSLERIYQRQDLIAPYSNQLQVPGVVMSDQQGPTAANKRSRMVLRDTDLSSESLWSATKSILSTHTCGFGANSPIICRKQSQVHPGIYGQVVNSCRLVFLN